CCTAAAATACCGGATAGGACAGTCATAATAACcaaagaagatgaagatgcaAAAAAAACGGTCCATCTTGAGTTACGCATAGCCATTAAAACTGCAATTAGAAATGTTTTGTCACCAATTTCAGAAACAACAATCATTGAAATTGCTAATAAGAAAGATTTTAGTGGGCTTTCTACGGGTGGATCATTATTACCTGCTCCATCGGTGATCGTAATATCCTGGTGATCATTGCCTGTTATATCATTTGCGAAACTCGGCTGTAAGTAAAAGGTTGATAGGAGAAATATGAAAGGTAACACTTTTTTATACATGTTTTTCTGCATTTGAtggttttatatatatttattgatatttttttttcgtggaaataacaatagtCAATTTGTTTATGGTCGTGAAGGAGAAAAAATGTCAAGTGGTTTATCACTTATGTTACATATAAATACAAGGAAAAAGAGACGcctatattaaaaaaaaaaaaaaataaaaaataaaaataaaaaataaaaataaagaataaaaaataaaaataaagaataaaaactaGTTACAGCTTCGAGTTTGGTGATATgggtttcttttttttttttcttttttttttttgtttttcaaaaagaggaaaggaaaaaagaaaagaaaagaaaagaaaaaagaaaagaagaaattgtTGAAAAGAACGCGTACAATTAAACGGCCAAGGAATTAATCCTGCGCTTGCAGCTATcaaaattgaatattttatctatttaATCCAAACGAAAATTATAAGGAAAATATAACATGTATTAAGCCATCTCTCTGTTTTATAATAAGCCACActaatattgataaaaaaatttctttttttctttttgtattCTAATagcatttatttttaaacccTTAAAATTATCCCCTACAAAAGTTTAGCTAATTAACTTAAAATCCAAGTCCTCCAAAATAGGATAGCAAGCAGTTACTGAATTCAATActcttttttataaaactcACTTAAAGCTAAAATGAAAGTATCGTAATCTACAGGAACTGAATCAAAGTACTGTGAAATACACAAAATTGGAATTTTCACAATTGCTCTTCCGCTCATTTTTCTCTCATAAAAATTGTTGccaatattttgaataatacTTTCGTTAATGTTATAAAAATTGCTCGAATcccttttaataataattttgcttttaattaatttttgaatttcatttttgatTATTCGTTTACAAGCAACGTTGGATGGCAATGaaattctaataattttgtcAGCTCTATCGACAAAAGCAGGATCTAATGAATCAAAAAAGTTAGATgttgctaataataaaaaattgggatattttttgaatttatcAATTTGAGTTAACAACGTATTTACTACACGAATTGAATCTGAAGTTTCATTCTTAGCCATTAATGAAGATCTAGAGGAAGCGATAGTTTCTACCTCGTCCattaacaaacaaataGGTGTTATTGTCTGGGTTCTTTCCATACTCCCTTTTTCAAGTATTTGTTCAATTTCTGAAAACaacttttccaaatttttagTAGAATCACCAAACCATctagaaaaaattttaccaCATGGAaattcaattaaaatacCATTCCCTTCTAGATTACCCATTCTAATAGATAACTTTTGGGCCAAGGCTTTACACATGGTAGTCTTGCCTGTACCAGCAGGTCCatggaaaataataaattgattTAGTGTTGGTGGTTCATtacaaatataattttgcTGCGAAATTTGTGCAAAGACACTTGCTGTCCTATAAATGTTTTCCTTGAAATCTACGGGGAATTGTAAACATTCCCAAACCTTATCTATTTTTAGATCAGGtaataaagttatttgtgatttgtttaaaaatttcGTATCATTAATATTGAGTTTGCTTTCATTTTCgttttctttattagtTATTGACATAATTGAATAATCGTCCATATCAAATTTATCATTCTCTGTATCGTCAATTATCACGgtgttttttaatttttcagatAAGTTCTCTTCATTAATTGAAGATGGGAAAGAATAATTACACTTATACaaagatattttgaaaattggTGGGTTATTTTGCACAGTTGAAAAATTAGTACTGAACGTTTTCTGAATATCTAAATCAACAATGAAGCTGGAAAATAGCAAATTAGTTTTGTCTTCATCCAATTTGTTAATACCATTTTCGCTTAACAATACTCTCAATAGCgatttaataaagtttattttgttttctgtGATTATGGAAGCAGtagatgttttaaaataaacgtagttatgatttttgtatttttcttcAGTCAATAGTGCTTGAACCTTATTTTGGATcgctttttttaataaatctaaaatatcttcgtattgtattttattgtgAATATTTCTACCAgtgtttttattcaaatcaTATAAACATTcgtttattgtttttatagaATTGGGTTCTACTTTTGCATCCACAAAAATTGTAAGTCTTTTAGATGCTATTTCTGGTTGCATTATATCAAATCTGATATTTATATTGGTGgttatcttttattttttttttttttattcaagatATGccatagttttttttttgtttgtttatttgattgTTTGTTTTAAGGTCAGCTCctgttaataaaaatatagcaTTAAATCTTAGCCGCCAATGTCCTTGATACAttgattattatgaaataagaaaaagaagagggaaaaaaaaaaaaaaaaaaaagtcgtgtaaattgtttttgtttagcTCGGATAAGTTTACTTCGGATATTGTTTTTTGCTTTCTTGGCCCATATACATAATGAgaattagtattattatggcTTAAATGCCCACTGCCAGtagtattagtaatattttaaatggtaatgtatatatataatagaacctttattattatctttaccaataattttacattttaattatgtaaaaataattcaggATCCAATTTCCTAATTgggggtttttttttttattttgtttctaaTCTTATCAGGACAAAATCAgcattaaataaaaaattgttaaacGCTCGGTGAACTATTTACTTCCCCCGTAAGAAAAAAACGCAGAAACAGAAAgatagataaaaaaaaaaaaagaaaaaagccatatatatatataagaaaTCCACGTAGACAGTAAATAATCACAAtcttaatattaatattgaatTGTATGATAACTCAAAAATaagataatttaataaattgtaagaatgaaatcaaaaaattaaaaattaaaaatcgATATATAAActgtttccttttttttttttcttcatattttttcttttcgtCTCTGTCTTATGTATTCTCCTAAAGCATAGCTACCGTTACATATCTCTTACGATACTTAACTGTTAATTAGCATATAAGCAATACCGTAATACACTTCCATCCACCTCAATTACTATCAGCAAttcaaaaattgaaaaaataactaagAATATCTTTAGACTAgattatcattttcaagtgaaataaatttatagtagtaatatatacaaaaaaagaaatggcCTGCAATTGTTCTTCTAACTCAAAAACTTCTTCCTCATCTTCTGTTACTAAGGAGTCATCCAACAAGTCATCAGTGAGTACTAAGACTCCTTCTGTTTGCTGTAGTGCTAAAAAGGGGCCAGCTGGCTGCAGATGTTTATGTGGTACTGGTTGTAAGTGTAGTAACAATTGTTGTAATACAACTAAACTCTAAATAGGTTTGTATTCAAATGGCACAGTAAAATACTTTTTAGAAATAggtgaaaatattaaaaaaaaaaaaaaaaaaaaaaaattactgtTAACATTCATTTAGAGATAACAAAACAACTGAATCTATAACTAAGATAAAATTCGTATTTGTATAAACACACACAGGTATAAATAGTTTATTATGTTTTATATGTAAATTTTGAAccattattacttttaattCTAGCatctaatttttgttttatgtTGGgacattttgtttttttttttgtgctttcgattattttcttggaataaaaaagatcatTCGGGTGTGTATAATCTATTCCTGCTTATTCAATCTATACGTTGTGGTGCGCATgctttaatttcaaataattaataattctttgGTTTTCCAGTGTATTTCTATTCTCGATTATCACTATTCTAACACTTTTCTTGGGGCATTTTTTCCGAATCATTGTAAAAcaatattagtattaaaTGCAAGggaggagaaaaaaaggagccACAACCAGGTAACATTGTAATATGAAGCGTTTGTAAATGTATATTACATCCATTGTTCATATCTTGTGAATAACTTATTACTATTTCAGTCTACTTCATGGCACTTTTGGTATATGGCGAAGGGAGTATAATAGTAGTATATAAGATAAGCAACTAATTtgctattttattttctatataattcaaactaataataattgtaaaaGAATAACATGTACATTTTAACAAAACACGATAATGAATTCCAAAAAGGAAATCATTTTCCTTTCtgtgatttattttttactttcaTACATTCCTTTTCCAGAGTTTCATTCTTTTCAGATAAGGGAGTTTCCCTACTTCACTAGTAATATTATGTTTTGTATGAACTTTGTTGGTAATACAATTCACCTTTactaaaattattgttatgtCGCAAAGTGGATATAGGGTTATATACTCTTAGTATACATTATGttgcttatttttatttatctagATTCTAAATGTCAATTATACACTTAaacttatatatttcagAACAGACTAATAACTATACTCTTTAATAGGCCATCTCGATATATATGTctaattttcattattttaatttgcCTTTGTGACACCTTTCCCTAATATGTTTCTAGCCACAAAACAGATTTCCTAATTACATATTGTTAATACACTTGATATGAGTCTTGTGAGAAATAATGGATTTATCTCATAATGACTATGTAATGATATGAAACATGAACGTAACAAATATTACAACTAACAACCAGTAAGCATGAGTAGTAATACATTGTAGCCATTGATAACCAAAACCAACCATGAAATAAGGAAATAAGAgtaaaatcaaaaacaattaagaAAAGTATAAAAGGGAAGAATATCCAGAAAAGATATTCTTGATAATTgatttatagttttaaataatgcttattattatacgtAAAGACCTAAatagaacaagaaattaattaccaTAATCCAAACCCGTTTTTACTACTAGTAGTTTCGAGTCACTCTTAAGCATTGTCATCGTTGTGTTCCGATATAGTGTAGCGGCTATCACATCACGCTTTCACCGTGGAGATCGGGGTTCGACTCCCCGTATCGgagtttatttttgctggtaattttatatttattttttaattttttttttttttttttttttttttttcctttattattatatatatcacaTTTTTATGTTTCTAGAAATAAATCccgtaaataaaaatatatctaaTGCTATATAAACAGTAGAAATGAACATTCAAATATAACCAACAAATAACAATCGATatgaaaaatgataatCTCAGTAATAGAGATGACAATGAGGATGTCGATACTGAAGAAACACTCGCTTCCCATCTATTATACACTTccgatgatgatgatgaagtcACAAGGCAAGACTGGACTGAAATGTTAAAACTTAGTCAAGTACAACAAATAATTCCTAAAAGGGGCGATAAAGACTACGAACCTGATGGCACTAATGTTCAACAGACTTTACTATTTAATGCCAGAAATACCATGTTTGATGCAATTTCTGAGGCACCAAGAGGTTTGAttataaaacatttaaataaagcttattataatataggATCGCATACCGGAATAATTTATCATGCAAAGGGTAgctttataaataatattggaaaaaCTAATTCTAAGGGGCAAATtgttttacaattttatgAATTTGTATATTTGGTGGAAAGAGGCACTGTAATCCCTTATTTAAAATTCGATGAAGATAATGAAGAAGCAGAAATACAGTTAAGTGTACAGGATTTGTATTCGTTTTTTCGCAATCAACAAGAACTAGATGAATTTATGGTATATTCTCATTTAAAAAGGTTGGGCTATATTTTACACAAACctgaaaatagaaaaactACATTCTTCCCCTCAAATTTACTTacaactaataataatttattttgccAAAATAAAGCTTTCCAACTTTGGAatatctttaaaatatcattagCTAGTCCCTTAAATTTACTTTTACTTCCATATAGATCAAATGCTgaaatttatattaatttgCAAAAATTAATCTCCCATTCCAAAGTTGTTAAAACGAGGGCTGAGCTTTTATCAACATCGcaccaacaacaaatacATACGGAAAAGGCACCGGTAAGTGGCAGTCTCAATATAGCATTTGATTTATGGAAGCCCAATCCAAATTTTAAGAAGAAATGTCCTGATTTACCTGACTTTCAAATTTTGATTCATAACAAAAATCttcaaaattttccaacatttgatgattttcatagtatttttaacaaactcgattataaatttgaatttttagATGATATAGAATGGGATGAAGTGTCTTATGTAAATGAAATTTCAagaaaacaattattaaCACCTAAGCAACAGAAACAGCAACAATTCAATATTCAcaatgaacaaaaaaagaataaaaaacgTGTAAGTGAAAATGTATTACAACTTAGAAGATTGAAAAACggatttagaaaatttatCCTTGCTGTTATAGATGATGgattaattaatttcattaCAATAGCTGAAGCTGATTTCAGTACAGAAAATGTATGGTATGAACCCCAAAGGAATAAAGTTAGAAGCGGCAgcaataaaagtaaaaatagaaattcTAAACAAACTAAGAGAgataaaactaaaaaagatgtataataaaaaggataatattaaaaaaagagaaggGGGGTGGGGGGCAAAGctaaataaacataaacGGCGTTTCACATTCACTCACActctttctctctctctatatatatatatataattaattaattaatagcCAGTAATATCCTAATTGTTAGGATTACTAAATTTGTTATATAAGGTCTCATCAAATACCGAAGGATTGttgtaaaaataagttGGATTCCTTTCATTTTCTCTTTCCTGTTTCAAATAATCGTGTACATTAGTTGATACGTTTTGTTTGGCTGGTTTTGGCGGCAATGCAGGAATATTGGGTAAAGTATTGGTATCATAAAGGGTAGTACTTTTTGATGGTTGGAAATACCCTGGATGTTCTAATTCACTTGGTCTTTTAGGAATAGAGGGTATATGATTTTGAAATGAATTTGTTGGTATTGCATTATACTCTGTTCGTTGAGAATAGTTGGCTTCTCTTGGAGATTTATAGGGGATGCCTGGTGGAACGGTTCCAATGTTTATGCCACTAAAACTTTGGTTTAAAGATTCATTAGCGGTATTTTTGGAATTAGTATCAACAAATACATTAGATTCCTTTAACTTTAACACCATTTCATAAAGtgaattataaaattttataccTTTAGGAAAATCATTACTAAAACTTTCAAAATTCTTCATCGCAGTACttaatttattgaaaaagtcACTCCTCTTAAGTCTCTGttcattttcctttttccccttttctTGAAACCCagttaatttaaataattcatcCAACtgaattttaatttcatttataGTGTTCCTCtgtttaaaaataccaGTTTCTATTCTTGAACTCAATGGTtgatatgttttttttaaaacttcatCGAAAAGATGCTCCAATTTCTTACCTTGATGCTCCAAAATTATTTGTGTAATGTTTCCATCGTTTTCACCATCAGTCATTTCTTGCTTTAAATCTTGAATATTTCTCGAACGCTCATCtttcaataatttcaaCCCTTCATATGTTTCCTTGATAGTGTTCAATTTGCTTATAATTAGATCATTTTTACTGTCATCTAGATCTAACAAATTGGGTTCACTTTCTTCAAGCTTAAAGCTATTAAATGTGTTTCTTAATAATGattcatttttcaatagGTTAATCTCATCTAAATATGGTGTAACCAATTGAAACAATTTATCATCAGCCTGAGAAGCCTCAATTAAAGATGTCCTCAATTTTACAGTACTGTCCTTATTTGGGATATCTGCTAATACTGAGTTAATTTCTTGTCGTTTTGTAGCAATGAACtgtctttgtttttctatattttgataaagTGAGTCGTGAATTTTAGTTGACCATCCAATTAATTGGTTCATCATATAATCGAATTCCGTATCCATATCACTGCTAGTTCCATTATTTTTCCTATATCTTACTTGTAACTCATTAAGTAAATTTGGTAAATTGGTGAATTCAATAAATGATTGGTATTCCCAATCAGCTGCTTGTACACTATCCAGTTCCTTTCTCAACAAAGTGGCCTTTTTTTCGGAATATATACTTTCTTGTTCATAAACTTCCATTGGTACGACACCCTTAAATATTATGGATGCAGATTCGGATATTTCAGACATGTAATcaaataattgttttttaagCCAATCCGGTGCTTTAATAGCGTCCATggctttaattttttctaaagaAACATCAACAGGAATAGGTTCATGATAAATATAATCATTGTCCTTAGTTAAAAGTGAATGTTTCTTTTCGATCAAAGTTTTAATTGAGTCGACATCAATACTATCAG
This Saccharomycodes ludwigii strain NBRC 1722 chromosome II, whole genome shotgun sequence DNA region includes the following protein-coding sequences:
- the PCH2 gene encoding Pch2p (similar to Saccharomyces cerevisiae YBR186W | PCH2 | Pachytene CHeckpoint); this translates as MQPEIASKRLTIFVDAKVEPNSIKTINECLYDLNKNTGRNIHNKIQYEDILDLLKKAIQNKVQALLTEEKYKNHNYVYFKTSTASIITENKINFIKSLLRVLLSENGINKLDEDKTNLLFSSFIVDLDIQKTFSTNFSTVQNNPPIFKISLYKCNYSFPSSINEENLSEKLKNTVIIDDTENDKFDMDDYSIMSITNKENENESKLNINDTKFLNKSQITLLPDLKIDKVWECLQFPVDFKENIYRTASVFAQISQQNYICNEPPTLNQFIIFHGPAGTGKTTMCKALAQKLSIRMGNLEGNGILIEFPCGKIFSRWFGDSTKNLEKLFSEIEQILEKGSMERTQTITPICLLMDEVETIASSRSSLMAKNETSDSIRVVNTLLTQIDKFKKYPNFLLLATSNFFDSLDPAFVDRADKIIRISLPSNVACKRIIKNEIQKLIKSKIIIKRDSSNFYNINESIIQNIGNNFYERKMSGRAIVKIPILCISQYFDSVPVDYDTFILALSEFYKKEY
- the SEN54 gene encoding tRNA splicing endonuclease subunit SEN54 (similar to Saccharomyces cerevisiae YPL083C | SEN54 | Splicing ENdonuclease); its protein translation is MKNDNLSNRDDNEDVDTEETLASHLLYTSDDDDEVTRQDWTEMLKLSQVQQIIPKRGDKDYEPDGTNVQQTLLFNARNTMFDAISEAPRGLIIKHLNKAYYNIGSHTGIIYHAKGSFINNIGKTNSKGQIVLQFYEFVYLVERGTVIPYLKFDEDNEEAEIQLSVQDLYSFFRNQQELDEFMVYSHLKRLGYILHKPENRKTTFFPSNLLTTNNNLFCQNKAFQLWNIFKISLASPLNLLLLPYRSNAEIYINLQKLISHSKVVKTRAELLSTSHQQQIHTEKAPVSGSLNIAFDLWKPNPNFKKKCPDLPDFQILIHNKNLQNFPTFDDFHSIFNKLDYKFEFLDDIEWDEVSYVNEISRKQLLTPKQQKQQQFNIHNEQKKNKKRVSENVLQLRRLKNGFRKFILAVIDDGLINFITIAEADFSTENVWYEPQRNKVRSGSNKSKNRNSKQTKRDKTKKDV
- the BRO1 gene encoding Bro1p (similar to Saccharomyces cerevisiae YPL084W | BRO1 | BCK1-like Resistance to Osmotic shock), whose product is MENMKTVLIDLPIKDTEQINWTKSLSSYLKKSYGHAQWKSFYNSSLTQELDALRNNANSDLASNSLLDLNYKYAAYLEQLSLRIGNNSKYLKIDFTWYDALYSTRPETKYTQQTLALEKSSIIFNICSLLTQISKEKMQGDFSDYKIAISNLSKAQGGFKYLSENFLNSPSIDLQATTTKFLSNLCHAQAQELFVLKLINTSGENVGKQASLISKLCYSCSKLYETCVEFYNEENDNSAPVYGEYSWEDVIRFKSYLYKALAAYNHALHLEQENLFGQSLAFLEISKEQLTNSLPYKLFVADSIDVDSIKTLIEKKHSLLTKDNDYIYHEPIPVDVSLEKIKAMDAIKAPDWLKKQLFDYMSEISESASIIFKGVVPMEVYEQESIYSEKKATLLRKELDSVQAADWEYQSFIEFTNLPNLLNELQVRYRKNNGTSSDMDTEFDYMMNQLIGWSTKIHDSLYQNIEKQRQFIATKRQEINSVLADIPNKDSTVKLRTSLIEASQADDKLFQLVTPYLDEINLLKNESLLRNTFNSFKLEESEPNLLDLDDSKNDLIISKLNTIKETYEGLKLLKDERSRNIQDLKQEMTDGENDGNITQIILEHQGKKLEHLFDEVLKKTYQPLSSRIETGIFKQRNTINEIKIQLDELFKLTGFQEKGKKENEQRLKRSDFFNKLSTAMKNFESFSNDFPKGIKFYNSLYEMVLKLKESNVFVDTNSKNTANESLNQSFSGINIGTVPPGIPYKSPREANYSQRTEYNAIPTNSFQNHIPSIPKRPSELEHPGYFQPSKSTTLYDTNTLPNIPALPPKPAKQNVSTNVHDYLKQERENERNPTYFYNNPSVFDETLYNKFSNPNN